One segment of Aquimarina sp. BL5 DNA contains the following:
- a CDS encoding RagB/SusD family nutrient uptake outer membrane protein — translation MKYNIQSIIFFVLLVTIISCSDDFVDVASEDENSESFFNSEEDYQSALIGAYDLLQSTYLNVMLGEIASDNTLAGGESASDSPGIQEIDDMIHTPVNAQLRDIWSWMYAGVNRANYIMEFQDKTDFAGKEEVIAQTRFLRAYYYFELVKWFGDVPLAIDKRIFFGEETGIDRAPKEDVYALIEEDLQFAADNLPAIQAETGRVTQGAARALLGKVYLFQDKFSEAATVLDQVVAGPYDLVTDYESIFEEEGENNIESVFEVQYTDEEGAGFGCLQCSEGNVAVGFNGIRNYSGPQFDSGFSFNVPTQEVVDTFEAGDIRLDVAILDIDAWAADQGATFSTGFEHTGYFNRKYIARQGDLNTGDANLTNPNNYRAIRFADVLLMAAEAHNRKSPSSDGEALIYLNRVRTRAQLPDVTATGTALTDAIYQERRVELVGEGHHFFDLVRTGRAATEIDGFVTGKHELFPIPLIEIQLAGNRWEQNPGY, via the coding sequence ATGAAATATAATATACAATCGATAATCTTTTTTGTACTATTAGTTACGATAATTTCGTGTAGTGACGATTTTGTAGATGTAGCTTCAGAAGATGAAAATTCTGAGAGTTTTTTTAATAGTGAAGAAGATTATCAAAGTGCTTTGATTGGGGCGTACGATTTACTACAATCCACTTATTTAAATGTAATGTTAGGAGAAATAGCTTCTGATAATACATTAGCAGGAGGAGAAAGCGCATCGGATTCACCTGGGATACAAGAAATAGATGACATGATTCATACCCCTGTTAATGCACAACTAAGAGATATATGGAGTTGGATGTATGCGGGCGTGAATAGAGCTAATTATATAATGGAGTTTCAGGATAAAACTGATTTTGCTGGTAAGGAAGAAGTAATTGCTCAGACACGCTTTCTTAGAGCTTACTATTATTTTGAGCTAGTAAAATGGTTTGGAGATGTACCACTAGCAATTGATAAAAGAATTTTTTTTGGAGAAGAGACTGGGATAGATAGAGCTCCAAAGGAAGATGTGTATGCACTCATAGAAGAAGATTTACAGTTTGCAGCAGATAATTTACCAGCAATACAAGCAGAAACGGGCCGCGTAACCCAAGGAGCAGCCAGAGCCTTATTAGGTAAAGTGTATTTATTTCAAGATAAATTCTCTGAAGCTGCTACTGTTTTAGATCAAGTAGTTGCAGGGCCATATGATTTGGTTACAGATTATGAATCTATCTTCGAAGAAGAAGGAGAAAATAATATAGAATCAGTTTTCGAAGTTCAATATACAGATGAAGAAGGAGCAGGTTTCGGATGTTTACAATGTAGTGAAGGTAATGTAGCAGTTGGCTTTAATGGAATTAGAAATTATTCAGGGCCACAATTTGATTCAGGTTTTAGTTTTAATGTTCCTACACAAGAAGTTGTGGATACATTCGAAGCAGGCGATATTAGACTAGATGTTGCTATTTTAGATATAGATGCGTGGGCAGCGGATCAAGGAGCCACTTTTTCTACAGGTTTTGAGCATACAGGATATTTTAATAGAAAGTATATTGCTCGTCAGGGAGACCTTAATACCGGAGATGCCAATCTTACAAACCCAAATAATTACAGAGCAATCAGATTTGCAGATGTTCTGCTAATGGCTGCAGAAGCACATAATAGAAAATCACCAAGTAGTGATGGAGAAGCATTAATCTACCTAAATAGAGTGAGAACTAGAGCTCAATTACCGGATGTAACAGCTACGGGAACCGCCTTGACAGATGCTATATACCAAGAACGAAGAGTAGAACTAGTTGGAGAAGGACATCACTTTTTTGATTTAGTAAGAACGGGAAGAGCTGCAACAGAAATAGATGGCTTTGTAACAGGAAAGCACGAATTGTTTCCTATACCATTGATAGAGATTCAATTGGCAGGGAATAGATGGGAACAAAATCCAGGATACTAA
- a CDS encoding family 16 glycosylhydrolase — MKKLKYNLGIFILLAFLFGSCQEDDVPVGEIITPSNIQVTVDIVGADASNPNGDGSGTVNFSATADNAITYTYVFNGTAESSPSGTKSYDFSVTGLSTYTVTVIAVGTGGVSSSTSVEVDVLVLYEPPVELITMLTTGSWRIKSEAPGHFGLGAVGDTEPSGFFAAPPNDKATVGMYDDRYVFNADGTFTHITNIENDDPTEDPSGTVFGRVNLIDELGAHSIDPNGADIENYPLDDYSTSWSVSAPGGVETLNLSGIGFIGYYVGGNHSYELFRFADQPANELILRTTDGNNEFDWWFIITSEEPGGTDDIAEPPFDTLVWADEFDTAGAPSTTNWTYDIGTGDNGWGNGESQSYTDDSSNVIVEDGLLKITARAENGGYTSARIKTQDLFSFTYGKVDVRAKLPTGGGTWPAIWMLGSNITEVGWPNCGEIDIMEHVGNNQDVVSSALHFPGNNGGNAIFEETNVAGASTDFHVYSVEWSSTEIVFSIDDTPYHTFPYANNLPFYNNDFFLILNVAMGGTFGGAIDPSFTESTMEIDYVRVYQ, encoded by the coding sequence ATGAAAAAATTAAAATATAATTTAGGAATTTTTATACTGCTGGCTTTTTTGTTTGGTAGCTGTCAAGAAGATGATGTGCCCGTAGGCGAAATTATTACCCCATCTAATATACAAGTAACGGTGGATATTGTAGGAGCAGATGCTAGCAATCCAAATGGAGATGGAAGTGGTACAGTAAATTTTAGTGCAACAGCCGATAACGCCATTACATATACGTATGTTTTTAATGGAACAGCAGAATCATCTCCATCCGGAACTAAATCATATGATTTTTCTGTTACAGGTTTAAGTACCTATACTGTGACCGTTATAGCGGTAGGAACCGGAGGAGTATCATCTAGTACTTCTGTAGAAGTAGATGTATTGGTATTGTATGAGCCACCAGTAGAGTTAATAACGATGTTAACGACAGGGTCTTGGAGAATCAAAAGCGAGGCTCCAGGGCATTTTGGTCTGGGAGCTGTAGGAGATACAGAACCTTCAGGTTTCTTTGCAGCACCACCGAATGATAAAGCAACTGTGGGTATGTATGATGACCGTTATGTTTTTAATGCAGATGGTACATTTACACATATAACAAATATTGAAAATGATGATCCAACTGAAGATCCATCTGGAACCGTATTCGGAAGAGTTAATTTAATTGATGAATTAGGAGCGCATAGTATAGATCCTAATGGCGCAGATATAGAAAACTATCCATTAGATGACTATTCAACTTCTTGGTCTGTTAGTGCTCCAGGAGGGGTAGAAACTCTAAACTTATCAGGAATAGGTTTTATTGGTTATTACGTAGGTGGTAATCATAGTTATGAACTCTTTAGGTTTGCAGATCAGCCTGCAAATGAACTAATTCTTAGAACTACAGATGGAAATAATGAGTTTGATTGGTGGTTTATAATAACCTCAGAAGAACCTGGTGGGACCGATGATATTGCGGAGCCGCCTTTCGATACACTAGTTTGGGCAGATGAGTTTGATACTGCTGGAGCTCCTAGTACAACAAATTGGACATATGATATAGGTACAGGAGATAATGGATGGGGAAATGGAGAGTCTCAATCTTATACAGATGATTCCAGCAATGTGATTGTAGAAGATGGTTTGCTGAAGATTACTGCTAGAGCTGAGAATGGAGGATATACGTCTGCTAGAATAAAAACTCAAGACCTATTTTCATTTACTTATGGAAAGGTGGATGTTCGTGCTAAATTACCAACAGGCGGAGGTACTTGGCCGGCTATATGGATGTTAGGTTCAAATATTACAGAAGTAGGTTGGCCCAATTGTGGAGAGATTGATATTATGGAACACGTTGGAAACAATCAGGACGTAGTATCCAGTGCGCTTCATTTTCCTGGAAATAACGGAGGCAATGCGATTTTTGAAGAAACCAACGTTGCAGGAGCATCGACAGATTTTCATGTATATAGCGTAGAATGGTCATCAACAGAAATTGTCTTTTCTATTGATGATACACCATATCACACATTTCCTTATGCTAATAATTTACCATTTTATAATAATGATTTCTTCCTGATACTTAATGTAGCAATGGGAGGAACTTTTGGAGGAGCCATAGATCCTTCATTCACTGAGTCTACTATGGAAATTGATTATGTAAGAGTTTATCAATAG
- the bglX gene encoding beta-glucosidase BglX: MKKNYIICIGILCGFLSISCNTSSEEINDITTNTVTTNNGLDETIESKVDSLLAIMTIEEKIGQMNQYNGFWDLTGPQPKEGAAAKKYEHLRKGWVGSMLNVRGVKDVKAVQKIAVEESRLGIPLIIGFDVIHGYKTMSPIPLAESASWDMAAIKKSAEVAALEASAAGINWTFAPMIDVSRDARWGRVMEGGGEDPFLGAKIGVARIQGFQGEDLSANNTIAACAKHFAGYGFSEAGKDYNTVDIGTSTLNNIVFPPFIAANKAGVKTFMNSFNVLNGIPATANKMLQRDVLKGDWGFNGFIVSDWGSITEMIAHGYAKDGKSAAEMAANAGSDMDMESYLYVEHLANLVNEGKVEERLIEDSARRILRVKYELGLFENPYKYCDENREKSVIGSKANKEAVLDVAKKSIVLLKNNNKLLPLKKEGQKIALIGALASDKNSPLGSWRIAADDNTAISVLEGMQQYKGNSLVYAKGTDVSIGNTAFVTETKINTKDKSEFGKAIKVAKEADVVVMVLGEIGFQSGEGRSRTKLDLPGVQQELLEEVFKVNSNIVLVLNNGRPLAIPWADAHIPSIVEAWQLGSQSGNAIAQVLYGDYNPSGKLPMSFPRNVGQVPIYYNHKSTGRPTEPAPDIVFWSHYSDQENTPLYAFGHGLSYTNFEYNNLKIKPKNTSANNPKITVSIDITNSGDYEGKEVVQLYIRDLFASVTRPVKELKGFEMISLKPGKTKTVSFELNKETLGFYNNEDQWIVEQGEFEVFVGGSSDKTITSNFELK, translated from the coding sequence ATGAAAAAGAATTATATCATATGTATTGGAATTCTATGCGGCTTTTTATCAATAAGTTGTAATACGTCTTCAGAAGAGATAAATGACATAACGACTAATACAGTAACCACTAATAATGGTTTGGATGAAACAATAGAATCAAAGGTAGATTCGCTTCTTGCTATCATGACTATTGAAGAAAAAATAGGGCAAATGAATCAGTATAATGGTTTTTGGGATTTAACAGGCCCTCAGCCCAAAGAAGGAGCAGCCGCTAAAAAATACGAACATTTACGTAAAGGTTGGGTTGGATCCATGCTTAACGTTAGAGGTGTTAAAGATGTAAAAGCGGTGCAAAAAATTGCAGTAGAAGAATCAAGATTAGGTATTCCTTTAATCATTGGCTTCGATGTTATTCACGGATATAAAACAATGAGCCCAATTCCACTAGCGGAATCTGCAAGTTGGGATATGGCTGCTATAAAAAAATCCGCTGAGGTTGCTGCTTTAGAGGCTTCTGCTGCAGGGATTAATTGGACATTTGCACCTATGATTGATGTATCTAGGGATGCCAGATGGGGAAGAGTTATGGAAGGTGGAGGAGAAGATCCTTTTTTAGGCGCTAAAATAGGCGTTGCAAGAATACAAGGTTTTCAAGGGGAAGATCTTTCTGCAAATAATACAATAGCGGCCTGTGCAAAACATTTTGCAGGATATGGTTTTTCTGAAGCAGGAAAAGATTATAATACAGTAGATATAGGAACTTCTACTTTGAATAATATTGTTTTTCCACCTTTTATAGCTGCAAATAAAGCGGGTGTAAAAACTTTTATGAATTCTTTTAATGTACTAAATGGAATACCAGCAACAGCTAATAAAATGTTGCAAAGGGATGTTCTTAAAGGTGATTGGGGATTTAACGGTTTTATCGTTTCTGATTGGGGGTCGATAACCGAGATGATTGCTCACGGGTATGCAAAGGACGGAAAAAGTGCAGCAGAAATGGCTGCCAATGCCGGATCAGATATGGATATGGAATCTTATCTATATGTAGAGCATTTAGCTAATTTGGTTAATGAAGGAAAAGTAGAAGAACGTTTGATAGAAGATTCAGCAAGAAGGATTCTTAGGGTAAAATATGAACTTGGTTTATTTGAGAATCCTTATAAATATTGTGATGAGAATAGAGAAAAATCTGTTATTGGTAGTAAAGCAAACAAAGAAGCGGTATTAGATGTCGCCAAAAAATCTATTGTGCTTCTTAAAAACAATAATAAACTACTTCCTCTTAAAAAAGAAGGACAGAAAATAGCACTGATTGGCGCATTGGCGAGTGATAAAAATAGCCCTTTAGGAAGTTGGAGAATCGCTGCTGACGATAATACTGCTATTTCTGTTTTAGAAGGGATGCAACAGTATAAAGGTAATTCATTAGTATATGCTAAAGGAACAGATGTCTCAATTGGTAATACTGCATTTGTAACAGAAACTAAAATTAATACTAAGGATAAAAGCGAATTCGGAAAAGCTATTAAAGTGGCTAAAGAAGCGGATGTAGTAGTGATGGTTTTAGGAGAAATAGGTTTTCAAAGTGGAGAAGGACGAAGTAGAACAAAATTAGATTTACCAGGAGTACAACAAGAACTATTGGAAGAAGTTTTTAAGGTAAATAGTAATATTGTTCTGGTCTTAAATAATGGCAGACCGTTAGCAATACCTTGGGCTGATGCCCATATTCCATCAATCGTCGAAGCGTGGCAATTAGGATCTCAAAGTGGAAATGCTATCGCACAAGTTTTATATGGGGATTATAACCCTAGTGGAAAATTACCCATGTCTTTTCCTAGAAATGTAGGTCAAGTACCAATTTATTACAATCATAAAAGTACAGGAAGACCTACAGAACCAGCTCCAGATATAGTTTTTTGGTCGCACTATTCTGATCAGGAAAACACACCATTATATGCTTTTGGACATGGATTGAGTTATACTAATTTTGAGTATAATAATTTGAAAATAAAACCAAAGAATACTTCTGCTAATAATCCGAAAATAACTGTGTCAATCGATATTACTAATTCTGGAGATTATGAAGGTAAAGAAGTGGTTCAATTATATATTAGAGATCTTTTCGCTAGTGTAACGAGACCAGTTAAAGAGTTAAAAGGTTTTGAAATGATTTCATTGAAGCCGGGAAAGACTAAAACGGTAAGTTTTGAATTAAATAAAGAAACTTTAGGGTTTTATAATAATGAGGATCAATGGATTGTTGAACAAGGAGAATTTGAAGTATTTGTTGGTGGAAGTTCTGATAAAACGATAACCTCTAATTTTGAATTGAAATAA
- a CDS encoding family 16 glycosylhydrolase, with protein sequence MKKLLTYIILSLLFFSCEDSSSIIWEDNFDETRLNESYWNYQLGDGCPDLCGWGNNERQIYTKENARLERGNLIITATKENDVYKSSRITTKNKIEFQYGTIEVRAKLPTGHGLWPAIWMLGSNIDDRGWPDCGEIDIMEYVGKEPHIIYNSLHTRQSFGNTINSRKTLIENVEEGFHSYKSIWTKDKIEFYIDNKLVYTFSPEIKNDKTWPFNQPFYIIINLAIGGNFGGPEVDDTIFPKQLEIDYIKIWK encoded by the coding sequence TTGAAAAAACTCTTAACCTATATCATTCTTTCATTACTCTTTTTTTCTTGTGAGGATTCAAGTTCAATTATCTGGGAGGATAATTTTGATGAGACTAGATTAAATGAATCCTATTGGAATTATCAATTAGGAGATGGTTGTCCAGATTTATGTGGTTGGGGTAATAATGAAAGACAGATATATACTAAAGAGAATGCTAGACTTGAACGAGGGAACTTAATAATAACCGCAACAAAGGAGAATGATGTATATAAGTCTAGTAGAATAACTACTAAGAACAAGATAGAGTTTCAATATGGAACTATAGAAGTTAGGGCAAAATTGCCTACAGGACACGGTTTATGGCCAGCGATATGGATGCTCGGGTCAAATATAGATGATAGAGGTTGGCCGGACTGTGGAGAAATAGATATTATGGAATATGTGGGCAAAGAGCCCCATATTATTTATAATTCATTGCATACTAGACAGAGTTTTGGTAATACTATTAATTCTAGGAAAACATTAATAGAGAACGTAGAAGAAGGTTTTCATTCCTATAAATCAATATGGACAAAGGACAAAATAGAGTTTTATATAGATAATAAACTGGTTTATACATTTTCTCCAGAAATAAAAAATGACAAAACTTGGCCTTTTAATCAGCCTTTTTATATAATTATTAACCTTGCCATTGGCGGTAACTTTGGGGGTCCAGAAGTCGATGATACAATCTTTCCAAAGCAATTGGAGATTGATTATATCAAAATCTGGAAATAA